A single region of the Triticum dicoccoides isolate Atlit2015 ecotype Zavitan chromosome 2B, WEW_v2.0, whole genome shotgun sequence genome encodes:
- the LOC119364556 gene encoding kinesin-like protein KIN-14F — translation MRLLGAADDGKINDEGMALRKAEEAAARRCEAARWLRQMAPAAVEALPDRPSEEEFCMALRNGLILCKVLNRVNPGAIPKVVENPVDAVQWSDGAAQSAIQYFENMRNFLVAVSEMNLLEFEASDIEKGGSSMKVVDCILCLKGYHEWKLSGGIGIWRYGAIVKIAPPSKRLPSHSSRFGGSADQNQQMLEFVHLLSEVSLEETRVEESQHSLFQQFVLRVVRAFLLEWSEADDLPLDDMVLETILEQASKEFTILLVSHRNQVRSLLRKMMKDESGVCSKLELIEAISKSLQCPYGSQKYLDGEGLEHQQKELKKLKLSFNEMKSQVESTRAKWEEDLTRLESYFEAQNHNAYHKLLEENRKLYNQVQDLRGSIRVYCRVKPLPKSQPDQRSTVDHIGENGEIMITNPEKEGKDGRKIFSFNKIFGPNVSQSEVYVDTQPLIRSVMDGYNVCIFAYGQTGSGKTYTMSGPDKTAEETLGVNYRSLNDLFDISQNRSDTTTYDVRVQMIEIYNEQVRDLLMADGANKRLEIRNNSHVNGLNIPDANLVPVKCTKDVLDLMKLGHRNRAVGATALNERSSRSHSVLTVHVQGKEIISGSSLRGCLHLVDLAGSERVDKSEAAGERLTEAKHINKSLSALGDVIAALAQKSSHVPYRNSKLTQVLQDALGGQAKTLMFVHVNPEADSFGETISTLKFAERVATIELGAARVNKEGAQVKDLKEEIGKLKSALEDKEREAAQLRDATNRITSSETRNARARSPLITTSLRFKPEARQDSSVDTCTSEIRSSSSGKQRRFRSPLSVREVDDKSPVISRELYFSSRKFKTPSPPVRSSFSAERSGGTAAKTMEKADSVIECTPTPRAEPPAKASQGSRSRNNTPASILTEQSLRKFRDSEENRSAKPTVRESVSVTKNRPDSATKARREEQQQQQTANGCADSGSKVAGSEARVRKNWSDVENELANGEPTFHLSRKSAKKLPPPAIRQSQSIDLRASVREVEAVTEGKVRRNRPPYAERTNVPLPETRRSMSLPRRKLAPV, via the exons ATGAGGCTGCTCGGCGCGGCGGACGACGGGAAGATCAACGACGAGGGGATGGCGCTGCGCAAGGCCGAGGAGGCCG CTGCGCGGAGGTGCGAGGCGGCGCGATGGCTGCGGCAGATGgcgccggcggcggtggaggcCCTGCCGGACAGGCCGTCGGAGGAGGAGTTCTGCATGGCGCTgcgcaacggcctcatcctctgcaAGGTCCTCAACCGCGTCAACCCCGGCGCCATCCCCAAG GTCGTTGAGAATCCCGTTGACGCGGTGCAGTGGTCTGATGGGGCGGCGCAGTCCGCGATCCAGTACTTCGAGAACATGAGGAACTTTCTCGTTGCAGTTAGCGAGATGAATCTGTTGGAATTTGAAGCTTCCGACATTGAGAAG GGAGGTTCATCAATGAAAGTTGTGGACTGCATACTCTGTCTCAAAGGATACCACGAGTGGAAACTTTCAGGTGGGATCGGTATATGGCGGTATGGAGCTATTGTTAAGATTGCACCTCCAAGCAAGAGGTTGCCTTCACATTCATCCAGGTTTGGAGGCTCAGCTGACCAGAACCAACAGATGCTGGaatttgttcatcttctctccGAGGTCTCCCTTGAGGAAACCAGAGTTGAAGAATCCCAGCATTCACTTTTCCAGCAGTTTGTTCTTCGAGTTGTGCGGGCATTCCTTCTGGAATGGAGTGAAGCTGACGACTTGCCTTTAGATGATATG GTCCTTGAAACAATACTTGAGCAAGCCTCTAAAGAATTCACCATTCTGCTTGTGTCCCACCGGAATCAG GTCAGATCACTTTTAAGGAAGATGATGAAAGATGAAAGTGGTGTCTGTTCTAAATTGGAGTTGATTGAAGCTATTTCAAAATCTTTGCAATGCCCCTATGGTAGCCAAAAATACTTGGATGGTGAAGGACTTGAACACCAACAAAAAGAGCTGAAG AAGTTAAAACTGTCCTTCAATGAGATGAAGTCTCAAGTTGAATCTACTCGAGCTAAATGGGAGGAAGACTTGACGAGGCTAG AAAGCTATTTCGAGGCTCAGAACCATAATGCTTACCACAAGTTACTGGAGGAAAATCGTAAGTTGTACAATCAAGTCCAAGATCTTAGAG GTAGCATTCGAGTCTACTGTAGAGTGAAACCTTTACCGAAGTCCCAACCTGATCAACGATCTACTGTGGATCATATTGGGGAAAACGGCGAGATCATGATTACGAACCCTGAGAAGGAAGGAAAGGATGGACGGAAGATATTCTCTTTCAACAAAATATTTGGACCTAATGTTTCACAAT CTGAAGTTTATGTTGATACACAACCACTTATAAGATCAGTGATGGATGGCTATAATGTTTGTATATTTGCATATGGTCAAACAGGATCGGGAAAAACCTACACTATG AGTGGTCCAGACAAAACAGCAGAGGAGACCTTGGGCGTAAACTACCGATCGCTAAATGATCTGTTTGATATTTCTCAAAACAGATCAGATACCACGACATATGATGTGAGGGTACAGATGATTGAAATATACAATGAACAAGTGAGAGATCTATTGATGGCTGATGGTGCAAACAAACG ATTAGAGATCCGTAACAATTCTCACGTGAATGGACTCAACATCCCTGATGCCAATTTAGTGCCTGTGAAGTGCACAAAGGATGTTTTGGACCTGATGAAACTTGGCCACAGAAATCGGGCTGTTGGAGCGACTGCTCTTAATGAACGAAGTAGCCGCTCACACAG TGTTTTGACAGTTCATGTGCAAGGGAAGGAGATAATTTCTGGTTCATCTTTAAGAGGGTGCCTTCACCTGGTGGATCTCGCGGGAAGTGAGAGGGTGGACAAATCTGAGGCCGCCGGAGAACGACTGACTGAAGCCAAGCACATCAACAAATCACTATCGGCACTTGGTGATGTTATAGCGGCACTAGCCCAGAAGAGTTCACACGTTCCATACCGCAACAGCAAGCTAACACAAGTGCTGCAAGATGCCTTGG GCGGCCAGGCAAAGACGTTGATGTTTGTGCATGTGAATCCTGAAGCAGATTCTTTTGGTGAAACAATTAGCACTCTCAAGTTCGCCGAACGCGTGGCCACCATAGAACTTGGCGCGGCCCGTGTTAACAAGGAAGGTGCACAGGTCAAAGACCTCAAGGAAGAG ATTGGTAAACTGAAATCGGCATTGGAAGATAAGGAACGTGAGGCAGCACAGCTGAGAGATGCCACGAACCGTATAACATCATCCGAGACAAGAAATGCAAGGGCGAGGTCGCCTCTTATTACCACCAGCTTGCGCTTCAAGCCTGAGGCTAGGCAGGATTCCAGCGTCGACACTTGCACAAGCGAG ATCAGAAGCTCGTCGTCCGGAAAGCAGAGAAGGTTCCGGTCTCCACTGTCGGTGCGAGAGGTGGACGACAAGTCACCCGTGATCAGCAGGGAGCTATACTTCAGCTCACGCAAGTTCAAGACCCCGTCACCTCCGGTGAGAAGCTCGTTCTCCGCCGAGAGATCCGGTGGCACCGCGGCGAAAACCATGGAGAAGGCCGACAGCGTCATCGAATGCACGCCCACGCCGAGGGCCGAGCCCCCGGCAAAGGCATCGCAAGGCAGCCGGTCCAGGAACAACACGCCGGCGTCCATTCTGACGGAGCAGAGCCTGCGGAAATTCCGGGACTCGGAGGAGAACCGGAGCGCGAAGCCGACGGTTAGAGAGAGCGTCAGCGTGACCAAGAACAGGCCTGACAGCGCGACCAAGGCGCGGagggaggagcagcagcagcagcagacggcgAACGGCTGCGCGGACTCCGGGAGTAAGGTGGCGGGGTCGGAGGCCAGGGTGAGGAAAAACTGGTCCGATGTGGAGAACGAGCTGGCCAACGGCGAGCCCACCTTCCATCTCAGCCGGAAGTCGGCGAAGAAGCTCCCGCCGCCGGCGATTAGGCAGTCCCAGAGCATCGATCTCAG GGCGTCGGTCCGGGAGGTGGAGGCCGTGACGGAAGGGAAGGTTCGCCGGAACAGGCCGCCGTACGCAGAGAGGACCAACGTCCCCTTGCCGGAGACGCGCCGCAGCATGTCCCTGCCGCGCAGGAAGCTCGCGCCCGTGTGA